A part of Pararoseomonas sp. SCSIO 73927 genomic DNA contains:
- a CDS encoding helix-turn-helix domain-containing protein encodes MDTSPIHTTETSSRNVVELPTPSGAAIIARIAEQEDRAGKLSQSLDMQRHRDLSSGNQRSPTSSDSAVGREIRELRRAQGRTQKELARMVGVTGAQLHRYETGTTRIAASRLIAIANALDIRPDVLIAAGSTRAVPAPPPPAFQAGSGDDIVELIQAFSTITDPRHRSALVAVARMMAAQYGRHDGSSQTD; translated from the coding sequence ATGGACACAAGTCCGATCCACACGACCGAAACATCGTCGCGCAACGTCGTAGAGCTGCCGACGCCGTCTGGTGCCGCGATCATTGCCAGGATCGCGGAGCAGGAGGACCGTGCGGGCAAGCTGTCCCAGAGCCTCGATATGCAGCGGCATCGCGACCTGTCGAGCGGGAACCAGCGCTCCCCGACATCGTCGGATTCGGCCGTGGGGCGCGAAATCCGCGAGCTTCGCCGGGCGCAGGGGCGGACCCAGAAGGAGCTGGCGCGGATGGTGGGCGTCACCGGGGCCCAGCTTCACCGCTACGAGACGGGAACCACCCGGATCGCGGCCAGCCGGCTGATCGCCATCGCCAACGCGCTGGACATCCGGCCGGACGTGCTGATCGCCGCCGGGTCCACCCGGGCCGTTCCCGCCCCGCCTCCGCCCGCCTTCCAGGCCGGCTCCGGCGATGACATCGTGGAGCTGATCCAGGCTTTCAGCACGATCACCGATCCGAGGCACCGCAGCGCCCTGGTCGCGGTGGCCAGGATGATGGCCGCGCAGTACGGCCGCCACGACGGGTCCAGCCAGACGGACTGA
- a CDS encoding TIGR03087 family PEP-CTERM/XrtA system glycosyltransferase encodes MTAMRPRLLFLCHRIPYPPDKGDKIRAWHMLEHLSRSWTVDLGCLVDDPADLKHLPALRGVCDRVECHPTGGRAAAAARALTRVRPGLPLTLGWFHAPALHAWVEAGLAARRYEAAFVYSSSMAPYVMGPGLPPLRRVLDLVDVDSAKWAAYAEGAAPPMRQVWAREARTLLSFERRAAAVFDRTLLVSREERDHFAALAPESAGRLDWVDNGVDLSRFDPALPYANPYRDAAPPIVFTGTMDYRPNVEAVCWFAAEVMPLLRAAPGPAAGSAPEFHVVGANPAPAVRALAALPGVHVTGAVPDTRPYIAHAAAAVAPLRIARGIQNKVLEAMALARPVIASPQAFEGVRAAAGRDILVADGASATAAAIAVALGGQIPGMGAAARAAVARGHDWSATLRRLDALLSPQPPSYEMQAAE; translated from the coding sequence ATGACCGCGATGCGCCCGCGCCTCCTCTTCCTCTGCCACCGCATCCCCTACCCGCCGGACAAGGGCGACAAGATCCGCGCCTGGCACATGCTGGAGCACCTGTCGCGAAGCTGGACCGTGGATCTCGGCTGCCTCGTGGACGATCCGGCCGACCTGAAGCACCTGCCGGCGCTGCGCGGGGTGTGCGACAGGGTGGAGTGCCACCCGACCGGCGGGCGCGCCGCCGCCGCGGCCCGCGCGCTGACGCGGGTGCGCCCGGGGCTGCCGCTCACCCTCGGCTGGTTCCACGCGCCGGCCCTGCACGCCTGGGTGGAGGCTGGGCTCGCGGCCCGGCGCTACGAGGCGGCCTTCGTCTACTCCTCCTCCATGGCGCCCTACGTCATGGGCCCCGGCCTTCCGCCGCTGCGGCGCGTGCTGGACCTGGTGGACGTCGATTCCGCCAAGTGGGCCGCCTACGCGGAGGGCGCCGCGCCGCCGATGCGCCAGGTCTGGGCGCGCGAGGCCCGCACCCTCCTCAGCTTCGAGCGCCGCGCGGCGGCCGTCTTCGACCGCACGCTCCTCGTCTCGCGCGAGGAGCGGGACCACTTCGCCGCCCTCGCGCCCGAGAGCGCGGGGCGGCTGGACTGGGTGGATAACGGCGTGGACCTGTCGCGCTTCGACCCCGCGCTGCCCTACGCCAACCCCTATCGCGACGCGGCGCCGCCGATCGTCTTCACCGGCACCATGGACTACCGCCCGAACGTGGAGGCGGTGTGCTGGTTCGCGGCGGAGGTGATGCCGCTGCTGCGCGCCGCCCCAGGCCCTGCGGCAGGCTCCGCACCGGAGTTCCACGTCGTCGGCGCCAATCCCGCCCCGGCGGTGCGCGCGCTGGCCGCGCTGCCGGGCGTGCACGTCACGGGCGCGGTGCCGGACACCCGCCCCTACATCGCCCACGCCGCCGCGGCGGTCGCGCCGCTGCGCATCGCGCGCGGCATCCAGAACAAGGTGCTGGAGGCCATGGCCCTGGCCCGCCCCGTCATCGCCTCTCCCCAGGCCTTCGAGGGCGTGCGCGCCGCTGCCGGCCGGGACATCCTCGTCGCCGATGGTGCTTCCGCCACGGCGGCCGCCATCGCCGTCGCCCTGGGCGGCCAGATCCCTGGCATGGGCGCTGCCGCCCGCGCCGCGGTCGCCCGTGGGCACGATTGGTCGGCCACCCTGCGGCGGCTGGACGCGCTGCTGTCGCCGCAGCCGCCCTCCTACGAAATGCAGGCCGCCGAATGA
- a CDS encoding AAA family ATPase, which yields MHINRYGFREQPFQMTPDARLFFASSVHSRAYAHLTYGLAQREGFVVVTGEVGAGKTTLVERLCATLDPEGFAVARIATTQVSGDDVVRLVADAFGAPSDGSKARVLLGIAATLRDATRRHLLIVDEAQGLPLQALEELRMLSNVTDGGHPLQTVLLGQPQLRRMLASPDLDQLRQRVLASYHLGGLSREETHAYVEHRLRAVGWDGCPSWEEPALDLVHRYSGGIPRRINRLCSRVLLAGALEGTDELTGPMVEATALELEDDLSGGAPEHGGHDGASGSADRLDRLADRIETLERLMARRERIFDRMSELFVDGGRARR from the coding sequence ATGCACATCAACCGCTACGGCTTCCGCGAACAGCCTTTCCAGATGACGCCGGACGCGCGGCTCTTCTTCGCCAGCTCCGTTCACAGCCGCGCCTACGCCCACCTCACCTACGGGCTGGCGCAGCGGGAGGGCTTCGTCGTCGTCACCGGGGAGGTCGGCGCGGGCAAGACCACCCTCGTCGAGCGGCTCTGCGCCACGCTGGACCCGGAGGGCTTCGCCGTCGCGCGCATCGCCACCACCCAGGTCTCGGGCGACGACGTGGTGCGGCTCGTCGCCGACGCCTTCGGCGCGCCGTCCGACGGCAGCAAGGCGCGGGTGCTGCTCGGGATCGCCGCCACCCTGCGTGACGCGACCAGGCGCCACCTGCTGATCGTGGACGAGGCGCAGGGCCTGCCGCTGCAGGCGCTGGAGGAGCTGCGGATGCTCTCCAACGTCACGGATGGCGGCCACCCCCTGCAGACGGTGCTGCTGGGCCAGCCGCAGCTGCGCCGCATGCTCGCCAGCCCCGACCTCGACCAGCTCCGCCAGCGCGTCCTCGCCTCCTACCACCTCGGCGGCCTCTCTCGGGAGGAGACGCACGCCTATGTGGAGCACCGCTTGCGCGCGGTCGGCTGGGATGGCTGCCCGAGCTGGGAGGAGCCGGCGCTGGACCTGGTGCACCGCTACAGCGGCGGCATCCCCCGCCGGATCAACCGCCTCTGCTCCCGCGTGCTTCTCGCCGGCGCGCTGGAGGGAACGGACGAGCTGACCGGCCCGATGGTGGAGGCGACGGCGCTGGAGCTGGAGGACGACCTCAGCGGCGGCGCGCCGGAGCACGGCGGCCACGATGGCGCCTCCGGCAGCGCCGACAGGCTGGACCGCCTGGCCGACCGGATCGAGACGCTGGAGCGCCTGATGGCTCGGCGCGAGCGGATCTTCGACCGGATGTCCGAGCTGTTCGTCGATGGCGGCCGGGCGCGCCGGTGA
- a CDS encoding FemAB family XrtA/PEP-CTERM system-associated protein gives MAVRIRPLEDAASGAWDRFVQATPDATFFHLAAWRRVIAEAFGHATHYAYAEQDGAVVGVLPLARIRTRLFGDALVSTPFCVYGGPVSSTPEAAAALEDHAHDLMRRTGVPCLEFRRLGAPDLGWQERPPLYYTFRKPITGDAEADMKAIPRKQRAVVRKGLGNGLATVVNGDTNMLHRVYAESVRNLGSPVFSRHYFRLLGTAFPGMSDVLTVLHEDRPVASVLSFHFRDEVLPYYGGGTRAARALAANDVMYWEVMRRAGAERGARVFDFGRSKSGTGAFDFKKNWGFAPQPLHYCYRLREGARLPDNNPTNPRYRLMIAAWRRLPLPVANLLGPPIVRGLG, from the coding sequence ATGGCCGTTCGCATCCGCCCGCTCGAGGACGCCGCCAGCGGCGCCTGGGACCGCTTCGTCCAGGCCACGCCGGACGCCACCTTCTTCCACCTCGCCGCCTGGCGGCGCGTGATCGCGGAGGCCTTCGGCCACGCCACGCACTACGCCTATGCCGAGCAGGACGGCGCCGTGGTCGGCGTGCTGCCGCTGGCGCGCATCCGCACGCGTCTCTTCGGCGACGCGCTCGTCTCCACGCCCTTCTGCGTCTATGGCGGCCCCGTCTCCTCCACGCCGGAGGCCGCGGCGGCGCTGGAGGATCACGCGCACGACCTGATGCGCCGCACCGGCGTGCCCTGCCTGGAGTTCCGCCGCCTCGGCGCGCCCGACCTCGGCTGGCAGGAGCGGCCGCCGCTCTACTACACCTTCCGCAAGCCCATCACGGGTGACGCGGAGGCCGACATGAAGGCCATCCCGCGCAAGCAGCGCGCCGTGGTGCGCAAGGGGCTGGGGAATGGCCTGGCCACGGTGGTGAACGGCGACACGAACATGCTGCACCGCGTTTACGCCGAGAGCGTGCGGAACCTCGGCAGCCCCGTCTTCTCCCGCCACTACTTCCGGCTGCTCGGCACTGCCTTCCCCGGCATGTCGGACGTGCTGACGGTGCTGCACGAGGACCGCCCCGTGGCCTCCGTGCTGAGCTTCCACTTCCGCGACGAGGTGCTGCCCTACTACGGCGGCGGCACGCGCGCCGCGCGCGCCCTGGCCGCCAACGACGTGATGTACTGGGAGGTGATGCGGCGCGCGGGGGCAGAGCGCGGCGCGCGCGTCTTTGACTTCGGCCGCAGCAAGTCCGGCACGGGCGCCTTCGACTTCAAGAAGAACTGGGGCTTCGCGCCGCAGCCGCTGCACTACTGCTACCGGCTGCGGGAGGGCGCGCGCCTGCCGGACAACAACCCGACCAACCCGCGCTACAGGCTGATGATTGCCGCCTGGCGCCGCCTGCCCCTGCCGGTGGCGAACCTGCTGGGGCCGCCCATCGTGCGGGGGCTGGGATGA
- the xrtA gene encoding exosortase A, with product MSTTRTAPPGALAGALPQGWGPALLVLLASFAALGVLFATEAATAVETWDRSTAYNHCWLVLPIAAWLAWQRRARLAGLVPEPTALFAIPALGAALAWLAAERLGIMEGRQLAALALAVLAALSVLGWRIGLAMAAPLAYLVFLVPFGAFAVPALQRVTAWMIVAGLQLLGITHYADDLIIEIPSGTFLVAEACAGLRFAIASLAFGALYALVMFRSPGRRLLVLVLAIVVPILANGLRALGIVVLGHHLGSAEAAAADHLIYGWVFFSAVLLALVLLGLPFRQDTARPEPAPQRIRTGETAGPPRAAILLGVAALQLAVAGAAPALVAGLGPEEGGRPVAVPAALTAPEGCSGLPSGELACQGLVLSARLLVFSPRVTWSAVTAEGNRVAGEDDEALTFSVRAGDATWRGRQSPDGTRLVAVAAWLHGVPAGGGFRSRAEQGWNSLGGGSRPVLAVVTVRDQGRGPRDTASRLRDRTLLRQVLEGQGGGLAARAAELSREP from the coding sequence ATGAGCACGACCCGCACGGCGCCGCCCGGCGCGCTGGCCGGCGCCCTCCCGCAGGGGTGGGGGCCGGCCCTTCTCGTGCTTCTGGCCTCCTTCGCCGCGCTCGGCGTCCTCTTCGCGACGGAGGCGGCGACGGCGGTCGAGACCTGGGACCGCTCCACCGCCTACAACCACTGCTGGCTCGTCCTCCCCATCGCTGCCTGGCTCGCCTGGCAGCGCCGCGCCCGCCTCGCCGGCCTGGTCCCGGAGCCGACGGCCCTCTTCGCGATCCCCGCCCTCGGCGCCGCCCTGGCCTGGCTGGCGGCGGAGCGGCTGGGGATCATGGAGGGGCGCCAGCTCGCCGCCCTCGCCCTGGCGGTGCTGGCGGCGCTCTCCGTGCTGGGATGGCGCATCGGGCTGGCGATGGCGGCCCCGCTCGCCTACCTCGTCTTCCTCGTGCCCTTCGGCGCCTTCGCCGTGCCCGCCCTGCAGCGGGTGACGGCCTGGATGATCGTGGCGGGGCTGCAGCTCCTCGGCATCACGCACTACGCCGACGACCTGATCATCGAGATCCCCTCCGGCACCTTCCTCGTCGCCGAGGCCTGCGCCGGGCTGCGCTTCGCCATCGCGTCCCTCGCCTTCGGCGCGCTCTATGCTCTGGTGATGTTCCGCAGCCCTGGCCGGCGGCTCCTCGTGCTCGTCCTGGCGATCGTCGTGCCGATCCTGGCGAACGGGCTCCGGGCGCTCGGCATCGTGGTGCTCGGCCATCACCTCGGCAGCGCGGAGGCGGCGGCGGCGGACCACCTGATCTACGGCTGGGTGTTCTTCAGCGCCGTCCTCCTCGCGCTCGTGCTCCTGGGCCTGCCCTTCCGGCAGGACACGGCGCGGCCGGAGCCGGCCCCGCAACGGATCCGGACGGGCGAGACCGCCGGCCCCCCGCGCGCCGCCATCCTCCTCGGCGTGGCCGCCCTGCAGCTGGCCGTCGCCGGTGCGGCGCCGGCCCTCGTGGCCGGGCTGGGGCCGGAGGAGGGGGGGCGGCCGGTCGCGGTGCCCGCAGCGCTGACCGCGCCCGAGGGCTGCTCCGGGCTGCCCTCGGGCGAGCTGGCCTGCCAGGGCCTCGTCCTCTCCGCCCGGCTCCTGGTCTTCTCGCCCCGCGTCACCTGGTCGGCCGTCACGGCCGAGGGCAACCGGGTGGCCGGCGAGGACGACGAGGCGCTGACCTTCTCCGTCCGGGCCGGTGACGCGACCTGGCGCGGGCGGCAGTCGCCGGACGGCACACGCCTGGTGGCCGTGGCCGCCTGGCTTCACGGCGTGCCCGCGGGCGGCGGCTTCCGCAGCCGGGCGGAGCAGGGCTGGAACAGCCTGGGCGGCGGGAGCAGGCCGGTGCTGGCGGTGGTCACGGTGCGGGACCAGGGTCGAGGCCCGAGGGACACGGCGTCGCGCCTGCGCGATCGCACACTGCTCCGGCAGGTGCTGGAAGGGCAGGGCGGCGGCCTTGCGGCACGGGCGGCGGAACTCTCCCGCGAGCCCTGA
- a CDS encoding TIGR03016 family PEP-CTERM system-associated outer membrane protein, whose translation MPGEAVGFEAEGRLPARRRHAAGALLALGVPLFASPALAEPSLSALELRPAAPSQSPSLSSGTGVPDAGAGLVSSGPFVLPPAADTGRVRLDAPDFPYGAVAPPPGEPGRGWAVTPSLGVQFLYTDNLDQSRRDKRDDFVTSIIPGLLLSVDTDRIRGLINYAPSIQFHTAEGERNRVDQRFNGQALITVVPDQVFLDLRGSGATQAASGGYAGQGNAVVGRNNRVQTNTVQVSPYFVQRFGGLGTVQVGYAFQAVQQDLGGSGFGGGSSGGAFTPGGQRYFADQDFTAHEFYAVGRTGENFGRLAFETRLASTSYDGTGVLDGAYKRIASVQARYAITHSILALVEGGYEGQRYGGVPGIHISEPVWAFGGRVNFSPESWITVKYGRRDGFNSATVDAVIGLGVRTQLFANYSERLTTGAQRAVDLLSTTTLDEYGNPVDSATGAPTAQPFSDSLLGVQSSLFRIRRAALSVSQSWPRDRITLTVSHEERQPVSVQAGTTAFSQRGTSASLSWSHELTPATTAIGNVQYGRFTSPGAGNGDVVSASVTLATQLRPGLSAFAQYAITSRGDEDASGRALQNVVLVGLRQTF comes from the coding sequence ATGCCGGGTGAGGCGGTCGGGTTTGAGGCGGAGGGGCGACTCCCCGCCCGTCGCCGGCACGCCGCCGGCGCCCTCCTCGCCCTTGGCGTCCCGCTCTTCGCCTCTCCGGCGCTGGCCGAGCCTTCCCTGAGCGCCCTGGAGCTGCGCCCCGCGGCGCCGTCGCAGTCGCCGTCGTTGTCATCAGGCACGGGGGTGCCGGATGCTGGCGCCGGCCTCGTCTCCTCCGGCCCCTTCGTCCTGCCACCGGCGGCGGATACCGGCCGGGTCCGCCTGGACGCGCCGGACTTTCCCTACGGCGCCGTCGCGCCCCCGCCCGGCGAGCCCGGGCGCGGCTGGGCCGTCACGCCCAGCCTCGGCGTGCAGTTCCTCTACACCGACAACCTCGACCAGAGCCGCAGGGACAAGCGGGACGACTTCGTCACCAGCATCATCCCCGGCCTTCTCCTCTCCGTGGACACGGACCGGATCCGCGGCCTCATCAACTACGCGCCGAGCATCCAGTTCCACACCGCGGAGGGCGAGCGGAACCGCGTGGACCAGCGCTTCAACGGGCAGGCGCTGATCACGGTGGTGCCGGACCAGGTCTTCCTGGACCTGCGCGGATCGGGCGCGACCCAGGCCGCGAGCGGCGGCTACGCCGGGCAGGGCAACGCCGTGGTGGGGCGCAACAACCGGGTCCAGACGAACACCGTCCAGGTCTCTCCCTACTTCGTGCAGCGCTTCGGCGGGCTGGGGACCGTGCAGGTCGGCTACGCCTTCCAGGCGGTGCAGCAGGACCTCGGCGGCAGCGGCTTCGGCGGCGGTTCCTCCGGCGGCGCCTTTACGCCGGGCGGCCAGCGCTACTTCGCCGACCAGGACTTCACCGCGCACGAGTTCTACGCGGTGGGCCGCACGGGCGAGAACTTCGGCCGGCTGGCCTTCGAGACCCGCCTGGCCTCCACCAGCTACGACGGCACGGGCGTGTTGGACGGCGCCTACAAGCGGATCGCCTCCGTGCAGGCGCGCTACGCCATCACCCACTCCATCCTCGCGCTCGTGGAAGGTGGATACGAGGGGCAGCGCTACGGAGGCGTCCCCGGCATCCACATCAGCGAGCCGGTCTGGGCCTTCGGCGGGCGCGTGAACTTCTCGCCCGAGAGCTGGATCACCGTGAAGTACGGCCGGCGCGACGGCTTCAACTCCGCAACGGTGGACGCGGTGATCGGGCTCGGCGTCCGCACGCAGCTCTTCGCCAACTACTCGGAGCGGCTGACGACGGGCGCGCAGCGCGCGGTGGACCTCCTCTCCACCACCACGCTGGACGAGTACGGCAACCCCGTGGATTCGGCGACCGGCGCCCCCACCGCGCAGCCCTTCTCGGACTCCCTCCTCGGCGTGCAGAGCAGCCTGTTCCGCATCCGCCGCGCCGCCCTCTCCGTCAGCCAGTCCTGGCCGCGGGACCGGATCACGCTCACCGTCTCGCACGAGGAGCGCCAGCCCGTCTCGGTGCAGGCCGGGACCACCGCCTTCTCCCAGCGCGGCACCTCCGCCAGCCTCTCCTGGTCGCACGAGCTGACGCCCGCGACCACCGCCATCGGCAACGTCCAGTACGGCCGGTTCACCTCCCCGGGCGCCGGCAACGGCGACGTGGTCAGCGCCAGCGTCACGCTGGCGACCCAGCTGCGGCCCGGCCTCAGCGCCTTCGCGCAGTACGCGATCACGAGCCGCGGCGACGAGGACGCCTCCGGGCGGGCGCTGCAGAACGTTGTGCTCGTCGGCCTGCGCCAAACCTTCTGA
- a CDS encoding XrtA system polysaccharide deacetylase — protein MLSLTNAMSVDVEDWFQVQAFAGVIPRSEWDALAPRVVDSTDRVLDRFARAGVRATFFTLGWVAERQPALIRRIVAAGHELASHGFGHERVYEIGAEAFRADIRRARQVLEDAGGTAVTGYRAPTFSIGPASTPWAHRILAEEGHRYSSSVFPVRHDLYGAPDAPRGPHRPFPDGVVELPMTTLRALGRNLPCAGGGWFRLLPYPVFRAGLRRVNAAERRPGIFYFHPWEVDPGQPRVLSAPPLSRFRHYSRLSSMAPRVDRLLRDFAWDRIDRVHAAEIGTA, from the coding sequence ATGCTCTCTCTCACCAACGCCATGAGCGTGGACGTGGAGGACTGGTTCCAGGTCCAGGCCTTCGCCGGGGTGATCCCGCGGAGCGAGTGGGACGCGCTGGCGCCCCGCGTCGTCGACAGCACGGACCGCGTGCTGGACCGCTTCGCCCGCGCCGGAGTGCGCGCGACCTTCTTCACCCTGGGATGGGTGGCGGAGCGCCAGCCCGCGCTGATCCGCCGCATCGTCGCCGCCGGGCACGAGCTGGCGAGCCACGGCTTCGGCCATGAGCGGGTGTACGAGATCGGCGCGGAGGCCTTTCGCGCCGACATCCGCCGCGCCCGTCAGGTGCTGGAGGACGCGGGGGGCACGGCCGTGACCGGCTATCGCGCGCCCACTTTCTCCATCGGCCCCGCCAGCACGCCCTGGGCGCACCGCATCCTGGCGGAGGAGGGGCACCGCTACAGCTCCTCCGTGTTCCCCGTGCGCCACGACCTCTACGGCGCGCCGGACGCGCCGCGCGGGCCGCACCGGCCCTTTCCGGACGGCGTGGTGGAACTGCCGATGACCACCCTGCGCGCCCTGGGCCGCAACCTGCCCTGCGCAGGCGGCGGCTGGTTCCGCTTGCTGCCATATCCTGTGTTCCGCGCCGGGCTGCGGCGGGTGAACGCGGCGGAGCGGCGCCCGGGCATCTTCTACTTCCACCCCTGGGAGGTGGATCCGGGCCAGCCCCGGGTCCTCAGCGCCCCGCCGCTCTCGCGTTTCCGCCACTACAGCCGGCTCTCCTCCATGGCGCCGCGGGTGGACCGGCTGCTGCGGGACTTCGCCTGGGACCGGATCGATCGCGTCCACGCCGCCGAAATCGGCACGGCTTAG